One region of Deltaproteobacteria bacterium genomic DNA includes:
- a CDS encoding glutamate racemase, whose translation MAGDPIGVFDSGVGGLTVVAALRAALPGESIVYLGDTARVPYGTKSPRTVVRYAEACQRFLLARGVKLVMVACNTASATALGALRAATAVPVIGAVEPGACSAVAASRGGHIGVIGTLSTVRSGAYEQAIAAIDGGAVVTSVACPLFVPLAEEGWVDGDIVEAVARRYLEELWRRDPDIDTLVLGCTHYPLLRQPITAVATALAGREVAIVDSATAMAEAAIAAVGDRARDRTAAGALRCFVTDASRLDELAPRFLGEPLASYDLADL comes from the coding sequence ATGGCGGGGGACCCCATCGGCGTGTTCGACTCGGGCGTCGGCGGCCTCACGGTGGTCGCGGCGCTGCGCGCGGCGCTGCCGGGTGAGTCGATCGTTTACCTCGGCGACACCGCTCGTGTGCCCTACGGTACGAAGAGCCCGCGCACCGTGGTCCGCTATGCCGAGGCGTGCCAGCGGTTTTTGCTCGCGCGCGGCGTCAAACTCGTGATGGTCGCGTGCAATACCGCGTCGGCTACCGCACTTGGCGCGCTGCGCGCAGCAACCGCGGTTCCCGTGATCGGCGCGGTCGAGCCGGGGGCGTGCAGTGCGGTCGCCGCGTCGCGCGGCGGCCACATCGGCGTGATCGGGACGCTGTCGACCGTGCGGTCCGGCGCCTACGAGCAGGCGATCGCCGCGATCGACGGCGGCGCGGTGGTCACGTCGGTCGCGTGTCCGCTATTCGTTCCGCTCGCCGAGGAAGGTTGGGTCGACGGCGACATCGTCGAGGCGGTCGCGCGGCGCTACCTGGAGGAACTGTGGCGTCGCGATCCGGACATCGACACGCTGGTGCTCGGCTGTACCCACTATCCGTTGCTTCGGCAACCGATCACCGCGGTGGCGACCGCGCTCGCGGGCCGCGAGGTCGCGATCGTCGATTCGGCGACGGCGATGGCCGAGGCGGCGATCGCGGCGGTCGGCGACCGCGCGCGCGACCGGACGGCGGCCGGCGCACTGCGCTGCTTCGTGACCGACGCATCTCGACTCGACGAACTGGCGCCGCGGTTTTTGGGGGAGCCGCTGGCGTCGTACGACCTTGCGGACCTGTAG